Sequence from the Streptomyces mobaraensis NBRC 13819 = DSM 40847 genome:
CCCCGCAGTACCACGTCGAACGCCTCCTCGAGGAGCGCGCCGTGGCGGCGGGCGCCGACATCCGGCGCGGCGTGCGCTGCACCGGACTGCGGCAGGACGCCGACGGGGTCGAGCTGGACGTCGAGGAGGCGGACGGCACCGCGCGCACCCTGCGGGCGCGGTACGCGGTCGGCACCGACGGCGTGCACAGCACCGTCCGGCGGGCGCTCGGCATGCCGTTCCCGGGGCGGGCGGTGCTCGACTCCGTGATGCTCGCCGACGTACGGCTGGCCGCCGCGCCGCGCGAACTGCCCGCGTTCCGGGGCGGCGCCGAGGGGTTCGCGTTCGTCGTCCCGTTCGGCGACGGCTGGTTCCGGATCATCGCCTGGCGGCGCGGCACCCGGCTGCCCACCGACGCCCCCGTCGACCTGGAAGACCTCAAGGGCGTCACGCGCGCCCTCTTCGGCACCGACTTCGGCGTCCACGACGCCCGTTGGACCTCCCGCTTCCACAGCGACGAGCGCCAGGTGCCCCGCTACCGCGACGGCCGGGTGTTCCTGGCCGGCGACGCCGCCCACGTCCACTCGCCCGCCGGCGGCCTGGGCATGAACGCCGGCATCCAGGACGCCGCCAACCTGGGCTGGAAACTCGCGGCCGTCCTCCAGGGCCGGGCCGGGGAAGCCCTGTTGGACAGCTACCACGACGAGCGCCACCCCGTCGGCACCCAGGTGCTGCGCGTCAGCGGCGCCATCGTCCGCGCGGTGCTGTTCGACTCCCCGCTGATCCGGGGCGTGCGCGACGTCGCCACCCGTGTCCTCCCCTTCGCTCCCGCGGTGGGACGCCGCATGGCCCGTACGGTGTCCGGACTCGCGGTCGCCTATCCCGCACCCCCCGGATCCCACCCGCTCACCGGCCGGCGCGTGCCCGACCTGCCGCTCGTCGAGGCCGGTGACGGACCCACCCGCCTCTACGAGGCACTGCGCGCCGGCACCCACCTCCGCGTCCTGCCGCGCGACACCGGCCCCGACGTCCCGCCGGCCCCGCCCGGCGCCCTCACCGTCACCCGCGCCGACGCCGAGCGGACGGCCCTGCTCGTCCGCCCCGACGGCTATGTGGAGTCGGCGGAGGAACTGCCGCCGAGCTGGTCCCTGCCGGAGGCGGGGACAGGCGCGGAGGCAGGTGCGGGGGGAACGGTGGAAGCGGGAGAGGAGCCGACGGCGTCCGCCGGACCGGAGGCGGCGGAACGGAACGCCGTCGTGGCGTGACCGCTCTGCGGCGCGCGGCCGGAGTGAGCGGCCGTATCCGGTGCCGCCGGCCGCGGGCCGGGCACCGCACCGGTACGCCGCCTCACGGCCTCACGAAAGGAAGCCGACCACTCCGAACCCCGGCATCCGGCCCGCCGCCCGCATCCAGCCGACGCACTCCTCGATCACCTCCATCGTCATGGGGTCCACGGCCCGCCGCTGCTCCTCCGTGGTGGCCTCCCACTGCGCCAGGCCCTTGGCGCACTCCTCCGCCGTCCACTCGCCGTAGCCGGGCAGGTCGGTGAACGGCAGCGGGTCGGGGAGGGAGTAGGTGAGCTCGGACACGGAGACGGCGGTGATGCCCAGGCCCGCCATCGCCTCGTCGAGAACGGGCAGCCACGAGGCGCGTATGGGACAGAAGTTGTTGTTGGGCAGGCGGTAACCGGTGAGTTCGCAGAGCCGCTTGTACGCGTAGCCGTACTGGGAGGCGAATCCCTCGTCGAA
This genomic interval carries:
- a CDS encoding FAD-dependent monooxygenase: MSARANPSAPSTRSARTEPSADVLVVGAGPTGLLLAGDLAASGVNVVLLERRSTESNLTRAFAVHARTLEVFDARGLAEALIATGHLIDGVRLFGRMAIDLTRLETRFPGVLMTPQYHVERLLEERAVAAGADIRRGVRCTGLRQDADGVELDVEEADGTARTLRARYAVGTDGVHSTVRRALGMPFPGRAVLDSVMLADVRLAAAPRELPAFRGGAEGFAFVVPFGDGWFRIIAWRRGTRLPTDAPVDLEDLKGVTRALFGTDFGVHDARWTSRFHSDERQVPRYRDGRVFLAGDAAHVHSPAGGLGMNAGIQDAANLGWKLAAVLQGRAGEALLDSYHDERHPVGTQVLRVSGAIVRAVLFDSPLIRGVRDVATRVLPFAPAVGRRMARTVSGLAVAYPAPPGSHPLTGRRVPDLPLVEAGDGPTRLYEALRAGTHLRVLPRDTGPDVPPAPPGALTVTRADAERTALLVRPDGYVESAEELPPSWSLPEAGTGAEAGAGGTVEAGEEPTASAGPEAAERNAVVA